The Thiomonas sp. FB-Cd genome includes a window with the following:
- the lipA gene encoding lipoyl synthase, protein MNDLPDPNAKQKGQSKTARIPIKIAVDGPALKKPQWIRVKAAAPSSRFYEIKNLLRERKLVTVCEEASCPNIGECFGHGTATFMIMGDKCTRRCPFCDVGHGRPDPLDPEEPGNLARAIAALKLRYVVVTSVDRDDLRDGGAQHFVDCIRATRELSPLTQIEVLVPDFRGRLDKALDRFDHGLPDVMNHNLETVPRLYKQARPGADYAHSLELLAAFKARHPGIPTKSGLMVGLGETDEEILQVMRDMRANHIDMLTIGQYLAPSGHHLPVARYVPPETFAMFEREARSMGFMHAAVGPLVRSSYHADQQAHDGGLFVNIAK, encoded by the coding sequence ATGAACGATCTGCCCGACCCCAACGCGAAACAAAAAGGTCAATCCAAGACTGCGCGCATCCCAATCAAGATCGCCGTTGATGGTCCGGCGCTGAAGAAGCCGCAATGGATTCGGGTCAAGGCCGCCGCACCGTCATCGCGCTTTTACGAGATCAAGAACCTGTTGCGTGAGCGCAAGCTGGTGACCGTATGCGAGGAAGCGTCCTGCCCGAACATTGGGGAATGCTTCGGCCACGGCACAGCAACCTTCATGATCATGGGGGACAAATGCACCCGCCGCTGCCCCTTCTGTGACGTTGGCCATGGCCGCCCTGACCCGCTTGACCCGGAGGAGCCAGGTAATCTGGCCCGCGCCATCGCCGCGCTCAAGTTGCGCTATGTGGTGGTCACGAGCGTGGACCGCGACGACTTGCGCGATGGCGGGGCGCAGCACTTCGTGGACTGCATCCGGGCCACGCGCGAGCTATCGCCATTGACTCAAATTGAGGTGCTGGTGCCCGACTTCCGCGGCCGACTGGACAAGGCGCTCGACAGGTTCGACCACGGGCTTCCCGACGTCATGAACCACAATCTCGAAACCGTGCCGCGCCTCTACAAACAGGCCCGGCCAGGCGCCGACTACGCGCATTCGCTCGAGCTGCTTGCGGCGTTCAAAGCGCGCCATCCCGGCATCCCCACCAAGAGCGGGTTGATGGTGGGGCTGGGCGAAACGGATGAGGAAATCCTTCAGGTCATGCGCGACATGCGCGCGAACCACATCGACATGCTCACAATTGGCCAGTATCTTGCCCCCAGTGGCCACCACCTGCCCGTTGCCCGCTACGTGCCGCCCGAGACGTTTGCCATGTTCGAGCGCGAGGCTCGCTCCATGGGATTCATGCATGCCGCCGTGGGTCCTCTTGTGCGTTCAAGTTACCACGCTGACCAGCAGGCTCACGACGGGGGCCTATTTGTCAACATAGCGAAGTGA
- the trxC gene encoding thioredoxin TrxC: protein MLIVCPHCASINRVPPERVQQDPQCGSCHKALLTGHPVELTDATFERFVSKNELPVIVDFWAPWCGPCRMMAPQFEQAASLLKGRAVLAKVNSDDSPQASVRNRIRSIPTLLLFQSGHEAKRQSGVMPAQELVRWAGV, encoded by the coding sequence ATGCTTATCGTCTGCCCTCATTGCGCGAGTATCAATCGGGTCCCACCCGAGCGCGTGCAGCAGGATCCGCAATGCGGAAGCTGCCATAAAGCCCTTCTGACCGGGCACCCCGTGGAGCTGACGGACGCCACCTTCGAGCGGTTCGTGTCGAAGAATGAGTTGCCGGTCATCGTCGATTTCTGGGCTCCGTGGTGCGGTCCCTGCCGCATGATGGCGCCTCAGTTCGAACAAGCAGCGTCGTTGCTCAAGGGGCGCGCAGTGCTCGCCAAGGTGAATTCAGACGACAGCCCCCAGGCTTCCGTGCGAAACCGCATCCGCAGCATCCCGACGTTGCTGCTGTTCCAGTCAGGGCACGAAGCCAAGCGCCAGTCGGGAGTGATGCCGGCACAGGAGCTTGTGCGCTGGGCAGGCGTCTAG
- a CDS encoding IS5 family transposase, with protein MIDLRHPLAVLASRMPWQEIEARVAQTFSRKGRAGVAMPDLDLFGEQVQRAAVPSNAGRPRVALRIMIALLYLKHAFNESDEGVVQRWGETPTWQFFSGQAYFEHRQPCDATTLIKFRKLLGEDGVEELLAQTLNVAVDLKLIKPQEFARVIVDSTVQHKAIAHPTDSRLLETARTKLVEAARDAGIALKQTFAKEGKELSRKAGRYAHARQFKRMRRTIKRQRTIVGRLQREIERKASAIGQAVREALGETLHKAQRINAQSGQRKAADGQPKLYAWHAPEVACISKGKARAPYEFGVKVGIASTLQGNLIVGARAFHGNPYDGHTLSEQLEQATILMQDSRSKPATAFVDLGYRGVDADNPDVHIVHRGKSKRISSKDRKQLKRRQAIEPIIGHLKSDHRMDRCPLKGEQGDRLHAVLCAAGYNIKWLLRMIAKKGVRFVHRLYLRLCQAAHLRPNWHQILRELACFALNGPALRLAAA; from the coding sequence ATGATCGATCTGCGCCATCCGCTGGCGGTGCTGGCCTCGCGCATGCCCTGGCAGGAGATCGAGGCGCGGGTGGCACAGACTTTTTCGCGCAAAGGTCGTGCAGGCGTGGCCATGCCCGACCTCGATCTCTTCGGCGAACAGGTGCAGCGCGCGGCTGTGCCCAGCAACGCCGGGCGGCCGCGCGTGGCGCTGCGCATCATGATCGCGCTGCTGTACCTCAAGCACGCCTTCAACGAGTCCGACGAGGGCGTGGTTCAACGCTGGGGCGAGACACCGACCTGGCAGTTCTTCTCGGGTCAGGCGTACTTTGAACACCGCCAGCCTTGCGACGCCACCACCCTGATCAAGTTTCGCAAGCTGCTGGGTGAGGACGGCGTCGAGGAGTTGCTGGCGCAGACCCTCAACGTGGCTGTGGACCTCAAGCTGATCAAGCCGCAGGAATTCGCGCGGGTGATTGTGGACAGCACGGTGCAGCACAAGGCGATCGCCCACCCCACCGACAGCCGCCTGCTGGAGACGGCGCGCACCAAACTGGTCGAGGCGGCCAGGGATGCGGGGATTGCGCTCAAGCAGACCTTTGCCAAGGAAGGCAAGGAGCTCAGCCGCAAGGCCGGGCGCTATGCGCATGCCCGCCAGTTCAAACGCATGCGTCGGACCATCAAGCGCCAGCGCACCATCGTGGGCCGCTTGCAGCGCGAGATCGAGCGCAAGGCCAGCGCCATTGGCCAGGCGGTGCGAGAGGCGCTGGGTGAGACCTTGCACAAGGCCCAGCGCATCAACGCCCAGAGCGGCCAGCGCAAGGCGGCGGATGGGCAACCCAAGCTTTACGCCTGGCATGCCCCGGAAGTGGCCTGCATCAGCAAAGGCAAGGCCCGAGCGCCCTATGAGTTCGGGGTCAAGGTGGGCATCGCCAGCACACTGCAGGGCAACCTGATCGTGGGGGCCAGGGCCTTCCACGGCAACCCGTACGACGGCCACACCCTGAGCGAGCAACTGGAGCAGGCCACGATCCTGATGCAGGACAGCAGGTCAAAGCCGGCGACCGCGTTCGTTGACCTGGGTTATCGGGGCGTGGATGCTGACAACCCGGATGTGCATATCGTGCACCGGGGCAAATCCAAACGCATCAGCAGCAAGGACAGAAAACAGCTCAAGCGGCGCCAGGCCATCGAGCCCATCATCGGCCACCTCAAGAGCGATCACCGCATGGACCGTTGCCCCCTCAAGGGTGAGCAGGGCGACCGGTTGCACGCCGTGCTGTGCGCGGCAGGCTACAACATCAAATGGCTGCTGCGCATGATCGCCAAGAAGGGGGTGCGCTTCGTGCATCGGCTTTATTTGCGCCTGTGTCAGGCTGCGCACTTACGCCCGAACTGGCATCAGATCCTGCGCGAACTCGCCTGCTTTGCGCTCAACGGCCCAGCGCTGCGACTGGCCGCCGCTTGA
- the lipB gene encoding lipoyl(octanoyl) transferase LipB, which translates to MPPCADQQALALALAKPAQNLAAGLLVRNLGLQAYRPTWDAMRAFTAARQTTTPDEIWLVEHFPVYTLGQAGNPQHLLDSHDIEVVQTDRGGQVTYHGPGQAVVYVLIDIRRRGWMVRETVHRLEEAVLRTLARLGVVGVRRPGAPGIYLGAPHPRAGAKISALGLKVRGGCTYHGVAINVDMDLSPFSGINPCGYPGLETVDLALLGVHTRADAVGMCFATELAMLAESAASARAPAPLHMDHTAPTP; encoded by the coding sequence GTGCCACCGTGCGCGGATCAGCAGGCGTTGGCATTGGCCTTGGCAAAGCCAGCCCAAAATCTTGCCGCTGGGCTGCTCGTACGCAATCTTGGCCTTCAGGCCTATCGCCCAACCTGGGACGCCATGCGTGCGTTTACAGCCGCGCGCCAGACAACCACGCCAGACGAAATCTGGCTGGTCGAACACTTCCCCGTTTACACGCTGGGTCAAGCGGGAAACCCGCAGCACCTCCTTGATTCCCATGACATCGAGGTGGTGCAAACCGACCGCGGTGGCCAAGTGACGTACCACGGACCGGGTCAGGCCGTGGTGTACGTCCTGATCGACATCCGGCGCCGCGGCTGGATGGTGCGCGAGACGGTACACCGCCTGGAAGAGGCGGTACTCCGCACCTTGGCCCGATTGGGCGTTGTCGGGGTGCGGCGCCCCGGCGCTCCTGGCATCTACCTGGGCGCCCCTCATCCCCGTGCCGGCGCCAAGATTTCCGCGCTGGGTTTGAAGGTGCGTGGCGGCTGCACCTATCATGGGGTCGCCATCAACGTGGACATGGATCTCTCCCCCTTCAGCGGCATCAATCCCTGCGGCTACCCTGGACTGGAAACCGTGGACTTGGCTTTGCTCGGCGTGCATACGCGCGCGGATGCAGTGGGCATGTGCTTTGCGACGGAGTTGGCGATGCTGGCCGAATCTGCTGCCAGTGCGCGCGCACCAGCGCCATTACACATGGATCACACTGCACCTACCCCATGA
- a CDS encoding DUF3149 domain-containing protein translates to MQSVWSSLMGTDSGLMSLAVIIFMLGMGVFFVVFFIRKIRADDAAHDADILNKTPRR, encoded by the coding sequence ATGCAATCAGTCTGGAGCAGTTTGATGGGCACCGATTCGGGCCTGATGAGCTTGGCTGTCATCATTTTCATGCTTGGCATGGGGGTGTTTTTCGTCGTGTTCTTCATTCGCAAAATTCGCGCGGACGACGCTGCGCACGACGCCGATATCTTGAATAAAACGCCTCGGCGGTGA
- a CDS encoding carboxymuconolactone decarboxylase family protein, giving the protein MPRIAYTPADLDEPADLVDAIRLRRGGQLLNLDRMLLHSPAFARGWNGFLGAVRTELDLDPLLRELAICAVALLNHAQYEFAHHAPEFLAAGGSATQLAALADIPAAVDDSALFSPAQRVTLAIAYEMTRRVKVNEAYFAAARAAMPPQQVVELVGVIATYNMVSRFLVALGVDIEPVLQPGPADTAGPEPEDLTHLPTAGSA; this is encoded by the coding sequence ATGCCACGCATTGCCTATACGCCGGCCGACCTTGACGAGCCGGCCGATCTGGTGGACGCGATTCGCCTTCGGCGAGGAGGCCAGCTTCTGAATCTGGACCGCATGCTGTTGCACAGTCCGGCGTTTGCGCGAGGCTGGAATGGCTTTCTCGGCGCCGTGAGGACCGAATTGGATCTTGATCCGCTGCTGCGCGAGCTTGCAATCTGCGCCGTGGCGTTGCTCAACCACGCGCAGTATGAGTTCGCGCATCATGCTCCGGAATTTCTCGCAGCCGGTGGCAGCGCGACGCAACTGGCCGCGCTGGCGGACATTCCCGCCGCCGTGGATGATTCGGCGCTGTTTTCTCCCGCCCAGCGCGTGACGCTGGCGATCGCCTATGAAATGACGCGGCGCGTCAAGGTCAACGAGGCCTATTTTGCCGCTGCCCGCGCGGCCATGCCACCGCAGCAGGTTGTGGAGCTGGTGGGTGTGATCGCCACGTACAACATGGTCTCGCGTTTCCTCGTCGCTCTGGGAGTGGACATCGAGCCTGTGTTGCAGCCGGGGCCTGCAGACACTGCGGGGCCAGAGCCTGAGGACCTCACGCACCTCCCCACAGCTGGGAGTGCGTGA
- a CDS encoding Panacea domain-containing protein has protein sequence MATAPLFSERKAAESAAFLLFKAGGELPVIKLIKLLYLAERLALERYGEPLTGDRLVSMQHGPVLSITYNHLNGAIPSSLGGWDSWVADRAEHKVSLLDASKIRRPELDLLGLSDTDLEVLDETWIKFGHWDRWKLVDFTHEKCPEWEDPDGSSKPITYSRLFETLGYSNEQAQALIDRLSEQERINIAFA, from the coding sequence ATGGCTACCGCCCCTCTTTTCAGTGAACGTAAAGCAGCCGAATCGGCTGCTTTCCTGCTCTTCAAGGCAGGTGGCGAGCTTCCCGTCATTAAATTGATCAAGCTTCTGTACCTGGCCGAGCGCCTGGCTCTCGAACGCTACGGAGAGCCTCTGACGGGGGATCGGCTGGTTTCAATGCAGCATGGACCAGTTCTGTCGATAACGTACAACCATCTGAATGGCGCAATTCCCTCTTCGCTAGGCGGCTGGGACTCGTGGGTTGCGGATCGAGCCGAGCACAAAGTTTCGCTTCTCGACGCAAGTAAGATTCGAAGGCCGGAATTGGATTTGCTAGGGCTGAGTGATACTGATCTTGAAGTCTTAGATGAAACATGGATCAAATTCGGGCATTGGGATCGCTGGAAGCTTGTGGACTTCACCCACGAAAAATGTCCTGAGTGGGAAGACCCTGATGGATCTAGCAAACCCATCACTTATAGCCGTTTGTTTGAAACACTGGGCTACTCCAATGAGCAGGCGCAGGCATTAATTGATCGCCTCTCCGAGCAAGAGAGAATCAACATAGCCTTTGCCTGA
- a CDS encoding IS630 family transposase, whose translation METEDARKQSREVLHERRKQVIRMHRKGMPVMQIVEHSGLSWYAVNTAITLYATSGAAALKPAVRGQKPGSRRSLSEPQERTIQQIICDKRPEQLKMEFALWNRAAVMQLVERECGIKLSVRGVGNDLKRWGFTPQKPIKKAYEQRPEAVQAWLDDEYPAIEQRAKSEGAEIHWGDETAVVNTDVRGRCYAPAGKTPVTFAVGGTRQKLSMIATVTNQGTTRWMIIDEAFNSDKLIAFLEALIKDAGKKVFLILDNLRVHHSKPVKAWVEAHQDKIELFYLPSYSPELNPEERLNADLKQALYTKVPVRTKAKLKAAATEHMQTLEKSPERVKKFFQDARVKYAG comes from the coding sequence ATGGAAACAGAAGACGCCCGCAAGCAGTCGCGAGAAGTACTGCACGAGAGACGAAAGCAAGTCATCCGCATGCACCGCAAAGGCATGCCGGTGATGCAGATCGTTGAGCACAGTGGTCTGAGTTGGTACGCCGTGAACACGGCGATCACCCTTTATGCGACATCGGGGGCTGCAGCGCTCAAGCCTGCTGTGCGCGGCCAGAAGCCGGGCAGTCGGCGCAGCTTGAGCGAGCCGCAGGAGCGCACGATTCAGCAGATCATCTGCGACAAGCGCCCCGAACAACTGAAGATGGAATTTGCGCTATGGAACCGGGCTGCGGTCATGCAGTTGGTTGAACGCGAATGCGGCATCAAGTTGTCGGTGCGCGGCGTTGGCAACGATCTCAAGCGCTGGGGATTCACCCCGCAAAAGCCGATCAAGAAGGCGTATGAGCAGCGTCCAGAAGCCGTACAAGCCTGGCTGGACGATGAATACCCGGCCATCGAACAACGCGCCAAGTCCGAGGGTGCCGAGATTCACTGGGGCGACGAAACCGCGGTCGTGAATACCGACGTGCGTGGCCGCTGCTACGCACCGGCTGGGAAAACACCGGTGACCTTTGCGGTCGGTGGCACACGCCAGAAACTGTCGATGATCGCCACTGTCACCAACCAGGGCACGACACGCTGGATGATCATTGACGAGGCGTTCAACTCAGACAAGCTCATTGCGTTTTTGGAAGCCTTGATCAAGGACGCCGGAAAAAAGGTGTTCCTGATCCTCGACAACCTGCGTGTCCATCACAGCAAGCCGGTCAAGGCTTGGGTCGAGGCGCATCAGGACAAGATTGAGTTGTTCTATCTGCCCAGCTACAGCCCGGAACTCAACCCTGAAGAACGGCTCAATGCCGATTTGAAACAGGCGCTTTATACGAAGGTGCCGGTGCGCACCAAGGCCAAGCTGAAAGCCGCTGCAACCGAGCACATGCAGACGTTGGAGAAATCACCCGAGCGGGTAAAAAAGTTCTTCCAGGATGCACGTGTGAAATATGCAGGATGA
- a CDS encoding SWIB/MDM2 domain-containing protein, with translation MATAKPAAAKKAPAKPARAPNPAFMKPLTPSPQLAAVVGAAPLPRTEVVKKVWAHIKAANLQDATNKRMINADDKLKAVFGKPQVTMFEMTKLLNAHLK, from the coding sequence ATGGCAACTGCAAAACCGGCCGCAGCCAAGAAGGCACCCGCCAAACCCGCGCGCGCGCCCAATCCGGCCTTCATGAAACCGCTGACGCCCAGCCCCCAGTTGGCAGCCGTCGTCGGCGCAGCCCCACTGCCGCGCACCGAGGTGGTGAAGAAGGTTTGGGCGCACATCAAGGCCGCGAATCTTCAGGACGCGACCAACAAGCGCATGATCAACGCGGACGACAAGCTCAAAGCTGTGTTCGGCAAGCCCCAGGTCACCATGTTCGAAATGACCAAGCTGCTCAACGCGCATTTGAAATAA
- a CDS encoding IS110 family transposase — translation MAARGYACEVIAPSKTPRQPGHRVKTDARDSLELAEYSRAGALTPVWIPDAEDEAIRDLSRAREDVVNNRTQVRQQLKGFLLRHDRRYGGKTSRCLTHDAWLARQSFESAATQTAFTEYWQAVKAADERVTRLTKALQASIAGWRFEPVVEALQALRGVAAITAIGLVAEIGDLSRFEHPRKLMGYLGLVPSEHSSGERTSRGSITKTGNGHCWSRRPGTTDSRSGLAETLTSRT, via the coding sequence TTGGCTGCGAGGGGCTATGCGTGCGAGGTTATTGCGCCGTCTAAGACGCCTCGGCAGCCGGGCCATCGGGTCAAGACCGACGCTCGCGACAGCCTGGAGCTGGCCGAGTACTCGCGTGCCGGGGCGCTGACACCCGTGTGGATTCCCGATGCGGAAGACGAGGCGATCCGCGATCTGTCACGGGCGCGCGAGGACGTCGTCAATAACCGCACGCAGGTGCGTCAACAGCTCAAGGGTTTCCTGCTGCGTCACGACCGACGTTATGGCGGGAAGACCTCCAGGTGCCTGACGCACGATGCATGGTTGGCCAGGCAGAGTTTCGAATCGGCTGCCACCCAGACGGCCTTCACCGAGTACTGGCAAGCGGTGAAGGCGGCCGACGAGCGCGTGACGCGGTTGACGAAGGCGCTGCAGGCGTCGATCGCAGGTTGGCGCTTCGAGCCGGTCGTCGAAGCCTTGCAGGCATTGCGTGGGGTGGCTGCGATTACCGCGATCGGCTTGGTCGCGGAGATCGGTGACCTGAGCCGATTCGAACACCCGCGCAAGCTCATGGGTTACCTGGGTCTGGTGCCCTCGGAGCACTCCAGCGGTGAGCGCACGAGTCGGGGAAGCATCACCAAGACGGGCAACGGCCATTGCTGGTCGAGGCGGCCTGGAACTACCGATTCAAGGTCAGGGTTGGCAGAGACCTTAACGAGTCGGACCTGA
- a CDS encoding PhzF family phenazine biosynthesis protein, which translates to MRLPFAQLDVFAPEPFSGNPLAVVFDADSLPASRMQAIAAWLGLSETTFVLQPLQSSADYRLRIFTPGGELPFAGHPTLGTCAAWLLAGGKPKQPDMVMQESGVGLVAVRRLETAAHRTQRLAFAAPNVTIGAVEPDLLHAICAALGLSLQQVRASAWLDNGPRWLALWLDSASTVLALDPDHATLKALGVKVGVCGPHLEGHEAAIEVRAFAAATGVPEDPVTGSLNASLAQWLIGLRALPTCYTAAQGTRLARTGRVAIEQDTQGQVWIGGQVQEVMRGEIAV; encoded by the coding sequence ATGCGCCTGCCCTTTGCTCAGCTTGACGTTTTCGCCCCCGAACCCTTCAGCGGCAACCCGCTGGCCGTCGTGTTCGATGCCGACAGCCTTCCCGCGTCGCGCATGCAGGCCATCGCCGCGTGGCTGGGCCTTTCGGAGACGACCTTCGTGCTGCAGCCCTTGCAGAGCAGCGCTGATTATCGGTTGCGCATTTTCACCCCTGGCGGCGAATTGCCCTTCGCGGGACACCCGACCTTGGGTACTTGCGCGGCTTGGTTGCTCGCGGGCGGCAAACCGAAGCAACCGGACATGGTGATGCAGGAGTCGGGCGTCGGTCTGGTCGCCGTGCGTCGCCTTGAGACCGCGGCCCACCGCACCCAACGCTTGGCGTTCGCTGCACCGAACGTCACGATCGGCGCGGTCGAGCCCGATTTGCTTCACGCCATTTGCGCGGCGCTCGGCCTTTCACTGCAGCAAGTGCGAGCCAGCGCATGGCTGGACAACGGCCCGCGTTGGCTTGCGCTTTGGCTGGACTCTGCCAGCACGGTACTGGCTCTTGACCCAGACCATGCAACGCTCAAGGCCTTGGGCGTGAAAGTCGGCGTCTGCGGCCCACACCTCGAAGGCCATGAGGCTGCGATCGAGGTGCGCGCGTTCGCTGCAGCCACTGGCGTGCCGGAGGACCCCGTCACTGGAAGTCTCAATGCAAGCCTGGCGCAGTGGCTGATCGGCCTGCGCGCTCTACCGACCTGCTACACGGCGGCACAGGGCACGCGCCTTGCACGAACGGGAAGGGTCGCCATCGAGCAGGACACACAAGGGCAGGTCTGGATTGGCGGCCAGGTCCAGGAAGTGATGCGCGGCGAAATCGCCGTCTGA
- a CDS encoding peroxiredoxin → MQAAIKKWSALVVLAAIALAGYLAWNALDHDPKAPDVNFALLDGKTITSQDLRGKVVLVNFWATSCTTCVGEMPRMVKTFDRFAPKGFELVAVSMSYDRPDYVKTFATSGPLGALPFPVAMDTSGNIAKSFGDVRLTPTSFLIDKSGNIVKQYVGPPNFNELHTLISQLLAKQA, encoded by the coding sequence ATGCAAGCAGCAATCAAGAAATGGTCAGCCCTCGTTGTGCTGGCGGCAATCGCGCTCGCCGGCTATCTGGCGTGGAACGCCCTCGATCACGACCCGAAGGCTCCCGACGTCAATTTCGCCTTGCTTGATGGCAAGACCATCACCTCGCAAGACCTGCGTGGCAAGGTGGTCCTCGTCAACTTCTGGGCCACGAGCTGCACCACTTGCGTCGGCGAAATGCCCCGCATGGTGAAGACGTTCGACCGTTTCGCGCCCAAGGGGTTCGAGCTGGTGGCGGTGTCGATGAGCTATGACCGGCCGGACTACGTGAAGACCTTCGCAACGTCCGGCCCCTTGGGTGCGCTACCGTTTCCGGTGGCGATGGACACATCAGGCAATATTGCAAAGTCCTTCGGTGACGTGCGACTGACGCCGACGAGCTTCTTGATCGACAAGTCCGGCAATATTGTCAAGCAGTACGTGGGCCCGCCGAATTTCAACGAGTTGCACACCCTCATTTCGCAGCTGCTCGCCAAACAGGCCTGA
- a CDS encoding cytochrome c1 protein, with the protein MESSAPLRTPIQPIAFEREGPGLWRRLILALLGLLGLGLLSTPAQAVPAFARQTGQACIACHVGGFGPQLTPFGRAFKLGGYTLTDGKSGHIPLSAMLVSSYTHTTEDQTPFYNGMHGNDNFVALQQASIFLAGRLTDHIGMMGQATYSETAEPANLAWDNTDVRFAHDYTVGNTSGIFGVSVNNNPTVSDVWNTVPAWQYGFMTSPISGGVPFAPLMASLGGSVLGTTAYTLIDNHWYIEGGAYHGLSNYWGNLLHAGTWGVTGYAPYFRANYSTTVGSSTYEGGILGMNMKPATITGGSGTDSVKDIGIDGTYQYIDGDNHSVTVNGLYMQEKASYDQSAGAYPGDTAKTLNLNAAYWIHNTYGATIQYFNINGTAALGSNVQSNGVVWELDWNPFGQSWVDPEKNLRLGLQYTTYNKLNGTSQGASGNNSLFLYMWLAI; encoded by the coding sequence ATGGAATCCTCTGCACCTCTCCGCACCCCCATTCAACCCATCGCATTCGAACGGGAAGGGCCTGGCCTTTGGCGAAGGCTGATCCTGGCCCTGTTGGGCTTGCTGGGCTTGGGACTGCTCAGCACACCGGCGCAGGCTGTGCCAGCCTTCGCCCGCCAGACCGGCCAAGCCTGTATTGCCTGCCACGTTGGCGGCTTTGGCCCGCAGCTCACGCCATTCGGGCGCGCGTTCAAGCTGGGTGGTTATACGCTGACGGACGGCAAGAGCGGCCATATTCCCCTGTCTGCGATGCTCGTTTCGTCCTATACGCACACGACCGAAGATCAAACGCCTTTCTACAACGGCATGCACGGCAATGACAATTTTGTCGCTTTGCAGCAAGCGTCCATATTCCTCGCCGGGCGGCTGACCGACCACATCGGGATGATGGGGCAGGCCACCTATTCGGAGACTGCGGAACCTGCCAACCTGGCGTGGGACAACACAGACGTGCGCTTCGCACACGACTACACGGTGGGCAACACGTCGGGCATCTTTGGCGTGTCGGTCAACAACAACCCCACGGTCTCCGATGTCTGGAACACCGTGCCTGCGTGGCAATACGGATTCATGACCAGCCCGATCAGTGGGGGCGTGCCTTTCGCGCCGCTCATGGCGAGCCTGGGTGGAAGCGTGCTGGGAACGACCGCCTATACGCTGATTGACAACCACTGGTACATCGAGGGCGGCGCCTACCACGGGCTCTCCAACTATTGGGGCAACTTGCTGCATGCCGGCACCTGGGGTGTCACCGGGTACGCACCTTATTTCCGGGCGAACTATTCGACCACCGTGGGCTCGAGCACCTATGAAGGCGGCATCCTCGGCATGAATATGAAGCCCGCGACCATAACTGGCGGTTCCGGCACGGATAGCGTGAAGGACATCGGCATCGATGGCACTTACCAGTACATCGACGGCGACAATCACAGCGTGACGGTCAATGGCTTGTACATGCAGGAAAAGGCCAGCTATGACCAGTCCGCTGGCGCCTATCCCGGCGACACGGCGAAAACCCTGAACCTGAATGCGGCGTACTGGATTCACAACACCTACGGCGCCACCATTCAATATTTCAACATCAACGGCACCGCGGCGCTGGGATCGAACGTGCAAAGCAACGGCGTCGTCTGGGAACTCGACTGGAATCCGTTCGGCCAAAGCTGGGTCGACCCGGAAAAGAACCTCCGACTGGGTCTTCAGTACACGACGTACAACAAGCTCAACGGAACCAGCCAAGGGGCGAGCGGCAACAACAGCCTGTTCCTCTACATGTGGCTTGCCATTTGA
- a CDS encoding ribbon-helix-helix domain-containing protein, with amino-acid sequence MANFTVAIPDELLSQAKVVAARTDTSVNAIIRQLLEGYVRNESSPLSGNYEILFKYSLGQISEHNAMKELHLDDVETLALMTIQAGFPLPRLSLPETAAMQKNFGDMVDRFGHTA; translated from the coding sequence ATGGCAAATTTCACGGTGGCGATTCCTGATGAGCTTTTGTCTCAGGCCAAAGTTGTGGCCGCTCGAACCGATACTTCGGTGAATGCCATCATTCGGCAATTGCTGGAAGGCTACGTTCGCAACGAAAGCAGCCCGTTATCCGGTAATTACGAAATCCTGTTCAAGTACAGTCTTGGGCAAATTTCAGAACACAATGCCATGAAGGAACTCCATCTCGACGATGTCGAGACCTTGGCTCTGATGACCATTCAAGCGGGATTCCCGCTGCCTCGGCTTTCTTTGCCAGAGACGGCGGCGATGCAGAAAAACTTTGGTGACATGGTCGATCGGTTCGGTCATACGGCATGA